GACAGTGGAAGTCGGGGACACACTTCTCATATTCTTTCCTGATGGCAGTGGGAACACTTAAGGGAAAGATTCAAGGAGCACTTGTATTCAGAGCTCGGAAAAACACTACAGAGCTCTTCAGTGGTAATGTTAAACAAAATTGCAgtcatttggaagaaaaataaacccagcACCATTATATAAGTACAGCAGTCCATATTCAAGTAGGGTCTGAATTCAGATGTGTCTGGGgacaaggaaaagagagaaatgcatTCACAAGGGGCTTCCCccagccagagcagctctcccctTTGGCACTTCCCTCTGAGTAATGCTGTGCCATGGCTGAAATCACAGTACTCAGATTTAAGGATTTGGGCTGACACAAAGAAAACCATCTGCTAGCACAGAGGGCTGGTTGGTGAAAAAACATACAATAATTCACTCAACTGAAACAACGAGCAAGGTTATATGTGCTCTGAACCTACCCCTGGAGCTCTACTAAGTCATGccacaaacactgcagcaacGCCTGGCTGGAGAGTCTGCTTTGATTCCTTGTGTCGGCATCTCTACCCAAGCAATGCTCAGAGAGCCTCAAAACAATATTTGTTCCTCTGTTGGCTGCTTTGGCCTGACATTTCAGTCCTGCACGGCTCCATTGGTCTCAAATTGCCTGCATGGCTTTAGATGAAGGACAGAGTCGCTGCCGCTGCTCTTTAGGGTCTTCCCTCCACTGTAGTCTCAGTGATAAAagataaaagacaaaagcaCAAGAGATTATGGGAGCATTATCAGctggctttgaaaataaatcagaggaaGGAGCTGTAGAAATGGCATTTGATGACTTCTGGGGAACAGAATTTTGGTCAAGATTGGTTGTTTGAATCCTCCATGGTATCCAGTAATACACTGTTGTGCCCCAGAAATTGGTGGTAATTTAATCCCACTTactcttttcctctcctgaaCTCCTGCCTCCTCATGCCCCTCTCAGCCCACGGCTCTGCCTTTGCAGTTCATTAAGACATAACCAAGGTTCTGAGGCTGAAACAAAGCCAGACATAgaactgtgaaaaaaaacagGATTATGACAAAAAAAAGGCTCTAACAAGATCCTGATGGTTTCCATGCATTACTAATGCAGTGCCAGAACCAAGAGCCAAAGAGCtgacattttaaatagaaaggCCCCGTTTTTGCTGAGATCCTGCTCAGCTCTAGGTCTTGCTGGCATTAAGTGGCAGTAAGATCCCCAAGTGATTCACGCTCATCTTGAGCTTCCCCTTCAGTAAGTCTGCTCTTGTCAAAGCCAAAAGGGAGCAAGTGGGGTTCAAAAAGGAGATGAGCAGCTGAAGTTGGCATAACTACTCATGTAGAGAGGCACAGATGAGTCACTGATATCCGTGACACAGGCTCCCTTGGCTGTGGAACGAAAGACACTTTATCTAGATGAGAATTAGTATCTTCACTAGGCCAGCACTGAGCCTCAAAGTGGATTTTCCCATCTTCAGCTCTGAAGAGTCCTTTTAGGCTCAGATTCAAGCACCTCTATAGCCAGAGTCCATCGGCTTTGAAGGGCATAAAGTACCCTCAAGTCTGGGATGTCAGCTGCTGGCTCTGTCCCCATTTCTTAGGGGGACATGTTTTGAAATGAACACCTGTAGGAAGCAGGGAGGCCTTGGGGACACACCAGCTCCATTCAGTATGGTTCCTTTAGGGCTGCTCTCTGGAGACGTTCCTCCAAGCAGCGTGGCACCCTCTCCAGGGTTGTAGCTTCttcagcaggcacagcacaacaactatttttttttcccccttttgctTGCTTACCCACGGCATAAAATTTCATTTCCTGAATTCACCCTCCCCGTGTTGTTCATTAAATTGTCTTTTCTTATTTACAGCGATGAGACTGTTAGGATGACACTCATGGATGTGTGCAGAGAGTTGAAATGTACCCACTTCAAACACCGCTCATGCGAGGAGTGGGTAGTTACGTTCAGACACAGTAGGAGATATAATATGCTGGGCCCAAATGTCAAATATAATCACAGGTGATATTAACCTCCCCAGCGAGAGGAATACATCCCTTTGTGCAATAACCTGGCTTTAATGTTCAAGATTGCTACAACAGATTAAACGGCAGCCCTTGATAAGTTGCCTACACTAAAAGCATCATGGAAATTGAAAACATAATGTACCTCACTTAAGTGATTCACGCTATTAATATGTAGAGTCTTCTAAGCTATAGCTTTATCAAAGTTGAACAGTGGGAAAAAGTGAGGActtgtttcctcttttattattattattattattatttctaaacagaagaaaacaggtgCCTTTATGTCCAAGGAAGGCAGAAGTAAAATTGTTTCTGAGGAATGAGGGCTGATACCTTGAGCTATTCTATTCCATACAGAGGGGGAAGGAGAACCCGCTGTTgcccttcccttttcctgaaGAAGGGATATGCAGTGATAGTTCCAATCACATTTACATGTACTTCACACATAtccacacagaaaaaatgggcaaaggaaaggaaagtaTGTGCAATAGATAAGTAATGAGCTTATTGCATTTCTTGATGGAAGCGGATGCTCATTATTATGGCAACATTGAATGAGATGCTGACAAGGAAGGCTGGATAGACACACACTGCACGTGCACTCCATCACTCTGCCTGTGTCTCTCTGTAGATTCCAAGCCTTGTGAGATTTAGAAATATCAGATTTTCTTTCAATTATGGTTCCTGAGAACCCATTTCTGAGGCAGGCTCCATGCTGGATATCTCAGCCCTCAGAGCTAAACTGTTCTGTTTAATCTACTTGTTGACTTTACGGATTCAGCGTAGCCAAAGCTGTACCGCTGgtcaacaaaaaacattttgcagctgCTCCTGTTCCCTTGAAGGCAATTTAATACCCAGAGCTGCCATCTCTTCAGATATGGTGCAAACTGAGTCCACAAATCCCCAGTGCCACCTCTCCCTGCCTCCCAGCACTGCAATCGTCTTGGAAGTTTGAGATAAAACTGCCTTGAAGCTTCCTTTCATATGGCCAGCTGTGCCTTGCCACTCTTTCCACCCAGGTAGCAGCTCTCCCTCCTTTTCTGGTACAGATCTAAGATTCATTGTTCATGAAAAGCCCCAAATAGCAGCAGTCCTGTTCCCTAAGTCTCTACCATTGGAGTGGGCACCATTGTCCTTTGGATGTGTGAGTTATCTCTGTGCAAGggagagagctgctgctcctccataACGCCTGGTGAGGTGGGATAGGAATCACTCTTTAAAAGTTGATTCTGAGACAAGATAAAGGTCAGAGCAACACAGGATTTCTAAATACAACACTTCCTCAGTCCTTAtccctctgctttgcagaacaCTCTTGTTATACCCAGCGACTAAGAGTCCCAGTGCACCAAAGCAATTTTCAGCAGCCCGTGAGAAAAATCATGAGGCATTATCGCTCATTAACACTGCCAGACAGTGAAGGCAAGGATAGGGGAAAGAGCTGAAACATCTTTGATTCTTCTACCATGATGGATTGCTCAAtgagaaacacacacagcaaatCCACAGATGAGCCAGAGAAAGTCTTGTCTTTGTGTTAAGCAGATAAACACAAAGGTCTGAGGGAGAGTATTCCAAGCTGAGGAGAGTTGCTTGCTCCCTTGTCATGCTGGGAATGCACATTTGAAGCAGAGTTTGGCCAATTCGCTTTCTGCACACAACGCTGTCAAGTGAGCAAACAACGTGAGAGCTCTCAGCAGCCTCTCGTTTCTGTTTGTGGGAAAAATCACGATTGTATTTTTCCAGTGGTTTGTTGAAATCTAGGGACTGAAAATTGAATCCCACTCGTTGCTGATAAACTGATTGTCTTGTATCAGAACTTCTGCAGGCTGGAGTTATTGAGCAAAACTAACGCTAGCTTCTGCAGTGAAAACCCAACCTTGCAATGGCATCTCATGGATCCATGAGATTTATCCATCAAGGCAGAGCTTGTTGAATCTGACACTGCACTGTATGGGCATACCATCAGAATCCACAAACTGTCAAGCGATGGCCTgtagaaaatacaggaaatcaAGCACAAGACAGATGTTCCCAGCTTCCAAATCATGCACTGGAAAGCAGGTctgtccctgcagctgctgggtcTCTCAGGGAGGGATTTCCCTCCTGAAAGCACAAGTTCTAGCACACTCCTTGCTATAAATGAAACCAGCAGTGTATAATATATAAATAGGAATTAGTTGAATTAATGGCAAGATTacaaaaagctgcagtttttcACATTACCAGGATAAAGTCTAGCAATAAAGCAATACGTAGGTCATGAACTCATTCATCTTCACCTTCTGTGTGTCTGGGCACTGTGCTACTAGAATTAATAGAAATGATAATAAACTCTCATCTCCTTTGGATCATAAGAGTTTAACGATTATTCATTAGCAGGAGTACATTGGTTCTGCACCTTACCTCACTCCATGCATGCCCAACACTGGGCTCTGCTGCTTGTATCTACGAGAAGCAATCAATAAGTACCGTGCGGTCGCCGGCTTTGCAGGGTGCTAATTTCTCCCTTGCTGAGTTAGGCACACAGCTCCCATCACTCCACCTAACTCCATTGGCCATgcgaagaaaaaaaacaaaacaacaaaaccatccCACCTAATAAAACGTACCAGTAAGAGAGAACATGCCTCCAAATTGCATGATGTGGCTGGAGGAGTATGATGCTGTGGGACAACAGGCACGTGCCATTGACAAGGGGATGGCTGGAGCATGGTCCCACCAACCCTTGTTTTCCTGTGCACAGGGGAAGAAGCTGAAAAGCTGCATCTATGCCCCAAATCCTGGGAAGATTAGAATGGCATTAGCGTTGGGTTGAGAAGCCATCACACCCCTGTCCTCCCCTCCATTTAAGCACCTGGGCAAGGATGAGcctgcaggaggagaaaggcAAAGGGCCAGCGACCTCCATGAAATCCATATGTCATCAGGATGGCCTCTAGCTGCAGGTGGATGTATGGCCAAACTGTTCAGGCAATCTCAAATCTGACTCTAAGCAGAATATGCCACCTGGCTTGGGAGCTTCTATGGCAGGTTTCCACATACTACACACCAAGGCAATGCAAGCGGTCAGCCCGCAGTTGAAGGGCACcaagctgcttcttttctctcttttttggCCTACGAATATAATTCATTTAAGCTCTCACAAGGCAATTCATATCCAGATTTTATTAGAAGCGCAAGGCCCTTTTATTTCCTCGGTGTATTCAGCGCACAGAGAACTGGTGCTACggttaattttatttctgctctttctgtgttttaataatGATCTCCCCAGTTCCATTTGACTCTGAATAGATTCTGGAGATAGAGAGATATGAGGCTGAATAATGTAATCATGAACAGAGAAATACTGGTAAAAAAATCACATGTAATGAGTATGTAACTGAAGCAGAGAGATGAAAGATATGGAATCTGATATATTTGCACACCTACCGGGTATGTGGCCATTCTCTCCAAAAATATGCAGTTATCCTTCCAAGAAAAAATGTAACATGATGATGAAAAGGGACTtcagtaaaaaataacaataataataaaaaaatcagaagcatCAATGCAATATACCTGGGTGGCTGTGGGGCCACATCTCCATTCTCTGTCTTTCACCATGTTTTAAAAGCCAAATAAGATAAAGACATACCACTTCTTGAGATGCTCTTTGTGTGCTGAATGCCACAAGAACATGAGTTTTGAGAGAGCCCAGCTTGGCATTTCAGCATTCCATGGCCCTGCAGCTGAGCTCTCCCTGGTTTGCATCTCAGTTCCTTGGGTTGGCTGATAAAGCATCTGGAACAATTAAGCACAAGGAACTTCCATCACTAATTCTGCTTGGAGCAAGCACAGAGCATCTCCTGAAGCTGGTTGCAGCTGCCTGGGACTCTTGCAAAGGCAGCTTGCTTTTGTAAAGCTTGATTAAAACACCAGAAAAGATTCAGTTACATTTTAGCATCATTCCTTAAACCAATGCCCACAGTTTGCATGATTTCATTTAACTGCGCTACACTCTCTAGGGGATTCACACAGCTTGGGTATTCAgactttgtgtgtgtttcttatGAGCcaagaaatgggaaataaaagtcTGCCTGTGCTGGACACTGGAATCCCCTGGCAGAATCTCAAGGAgataaaattgaaataaatgggGTTGAGCACCAGAGAATTTCCCTCTCCTTTTGGcagcctgtattttttttcccctatgtgAGCTCCCATCAGCAGAACCTCCTCAGGCTGCAGTCAACGTGAAGCTCAGCCTGTGTTTGAACCCAGCTTCCACTGCCCACATCCTGCAGTACCCAGACTGCCCCGAAACTGAATGGGAGCACGGCTTTTAATAAGGTGTTATGTCTTCACCTGATTCATCTCAGCAGAAAGACCTGTCCTGCTTCTCCCAATAATTCCTCTGAAGTGAAAGGTTAACACAGTGCAGTCAAGCTGCTCTTCATTACTTAGAGAGGGATGCAGGCTTTGAACATCCCCAGGTGAAGTGACTCTGGCACaaaccctcctcctcctcctccatcttcCCTGACCCTTCACCCCCGaggggatgccccatccctgcgcTGTGATCTCCTCTCCTGCAGCTTATTATCCTGAACTGGAGTTCAGGGGAGGAGAGCCCTGGCTTCCTTGTGCAGGTGCTTGATCGTCAGTGTCTGAGTGCTCCCAATTAGCCCGCAACCACTGTCTCGGCTCCACAAATACCTCACAAATGAAGTTTAATGAAATGCCACCTGCATTGCCTTTCTTCAGCCCTCTCTGCCATATCAAAGCCTTCAGCAGTGCCTGAGGACAAAGTTTATTACCTGGAAGAGCCCATTTGAACATGGTCTCATTAGTGCCGATGCTGCTGCACatggagctgggcagcagccagcagcccataCCCCCAGCCCTGATTTGGGGGGAATTCTGGGGGTCCTTGATAGAAAGGTTCCCAGGTTCAGCTGCTTCCAGAGAAGCTAATTAGAGACATCTTGTTTCAGGAGCCGCCAGTACCTGCAGTCAGTCTGTCCCTGCAGTTTGCTTTCTACCTCCTTTCATGGTAACGCTCAGCAAGGAGGAAAGCAACAcagtgttttaatattttaccAAATAACATTAGCAAActggctttccaggctgcagctTGGCAAGAGATGTGGCAAAGCACCAGGAAGTTGGATAAAGGCAGAAGGAGCACCCAGGGTTTAGCAGTTCTGAGGAAGCATCCTCACCATTGtatcctgctgctgggggagcTGGAAACCAGAGATGCATAAAGCCCAAGAGGCTGGTGCCAAAGTGCATTGAAATCAGGCTACCTGTGCCTCCTCAGTCCTTCCTTTGGTAAGCCAACACTCAAGGCATTTCCTGGGGTGCTTGCCTGGGCAGTAAGGCCAACCTGAGGTCCTCAGTAACACACTGATGGAATGGCAGCCACATTTTAAGGGCTGCTTGGGGCAATTTTGCTCATTATAAACCAGAGGTATACATGGCTCCAGGTACAGCACTCACAGGTGATTGGgttcagctgctgctcacatcAAGGTCCATGCTAACAAGAAACCAATTTGCAGCACTCCTATCAGGTAAATGAGGGCCAGGATGGTCTTTTTCCTAGTCCTTTTTCACAGCCTCTcacacagggggaaaaaaaaccagccAATTCTACCTGGCATTTCTTAGCTAGGATACAAACACTGTTAGATTATAACAGCTGCACCACAACGTGTCTGATCTTTGAAGGAAAGCTGTACCTGTTGGCCACTTTTTGCCCCCATTGCTTGCCCCCATTCACAGAAACATGCAGGATTTCTCTGTGGAGATAATCtagttttaaaaggaaaccaATGCAGTGCAACTTCTATAGGAGACCTTCTCTATTTCAGCAGACTTCATTAGTGCAGACGCTTCTTCCAGACAGCCACATTAAAACATGAgggggtaaaaaaaagaaataatccttCTCTGAAGGTTTTATGGCACTGTGTTAATGAGTCTGCCCTTCTGTTaccatgaggagctgcagtAAGCGTTCAAAAAGGGAGTAGGTGCTATCCACAGGATGAGGTGACTGCTGCGCCATGCAGGGAGAAGTCACGTTGGGTGCTCCAAAGTCCCTGTGCGAATGgagttgctgctgctttcttgggGCTACAGCTCCTGTCCCACCACCAATCTCCTTCTGTGACCACTGCAAGGTAGAACAAGGCTGACTCACCAACCCACACTTGGATCCAATGGGAAATCTCCATCTTTTGAGTGTGTCCACCAAAAAGACCCGGGGATCAACACCCAGCCAGGAGTTGAGGTTGGCACATAGATTGGACTGGAAGAAACTGACAAAGTGCTGGCAGATGTGCAAACCTGGAGCCAAGCTGAGCAAGCTTCCCTCTGCTTAATGCAAGTAGACGTTTGTGAAAGGTTTGTGTCATCCTCAGTGCCTCAGGAGGAATcagccaagcagcagcaatgcagacACGATATTTTTAGGCGGGATGCTCAGGTGCACCAATGAGAAGGGTAGGACCAGAGACACCAAATCACCCCCATGTCAGAGACATTCTGTCTTAAACTTCTGCCTCAGAGCTTTCTGCACGTTTTGTATCTTCTCCGTGATCACCGTATCGCTGAGGTGGTCCCCAAACTTCTGTTTCAGCAGCACCCTGATGATTTTGATGCAACGCTCATCCATCATGGGCTTTGCCTCTCGGAAAGTGTTACCTCTGCGCCCCGTGATGGAGTGGCTCTGGATGTAGTCGGATGTGAAGAGCTTGTAGAGCAGCGTCTTGCAGGCAGTGCTGATCTTCTGGTCAAAACGGATTGCTTCACGGAGCTGCTCCTTGGTGTAGCCATTGAAGAGCTCCACCACCTCGCAGGGCTGCCTGTGGGGCTCCTCCTGGAAAGACAGAGATTCCAGCCTCTGGACCTTCCTCTTCAGAGAGAGCACGTCCTGTTGGAGATCCAAGACCATCCTTTCCAGCTGCTCTATCTTCTCCCTGGAAAATTAAACCAAGGGATAATAGGTGTTAAGGCGACAGGAAAGACAGCACGGCCTCAACACAGCCATTGCTGAAAGCTGAAACACCTCCACCCACACCATGCTGGTTTGCTTCCTGCAAAAGGGCACAGGACAAGAGTACCAGCCCACTCTGTTTTGCCAGGAGCAAGGCAAGAGCACAGAATGCCATGGTCAGGGCTTTCCAGAAGCCCCAAAATGTTCTGAGTTTAACCCAAAACTTCACTTTGTCAGGCATGCAAAGAGACTTTGATGCtcaattttcttctcagttttaaGGAAATATATCAGCCCTGCAAGTCCCAGGAGGCATTTATTCATGGTGTGAAAGAATGGACACGCAGGAGATGACAAAGCAAGTGCTATGAGGTGATTTTTGGCACCTGTTTCTTTGCAGTAAAAACATCCCAGTAGCTATTTCATCACCGGGTACACGTCATCAAAGTAATGGGCAATAAAGCAAGCAATGCAGTCGTGCTCAAATATGATAGGTGTCATTTTGATGGTTATGAGCAAGagctttgtgggtttttgcACTGTTATAGATCCTTCTTGCATCTGTAACTCTGAGCTCTACAAACAGGTCAAACACTGGGCTCCGATTGTACAGACACTGAGCAGCTCTTGGCTCTAAAATGACACCATTTTGTCACCCAGCTGCAGACTCAGTGTTCTATCCTATAAGGAGGAAAATACAGTTAAGAACAAGTGCCTCCTTTGGCTAATTACCTTTCCATTTCACCGGGAGCAATTTTATTCTGAACTCTCTCAAAGCCATCCATCTCCTGCACtgtgtccagcttttcatcttcaCAGCTGGAAGAAACAAGCAATCTAAAAAGCAATGCCACAAGCTCCGCACTCCTGTTGTGGTCATTCTTGATGAGCATTAGCTGGAATTCAAGGGTTGACAGCAAAGTCAACTCTGGTTTCATTTACAGCAAAACCAAAGCGAACCAAGAGGAAGTAAGCAGGGTTCCTCATGCAGACAACCTCCTGAGCATCCCTTTCCAGGTGGAGAAAGCCCCACACACCAATGCTGGGAGCTCCCATTTGACCCACCAAGGAACCAGGACTCCAGAGCACAAGGGAGTCACTTGCTCTGCAGGATCAGTGTAGTCACATTAACCACCATTGTCCTCAGTGCTTTGGGTTTAAATCTATATTAACATCTACTCAGACAGCACCACCAGGGCCATTAAAGGACCAGAGTGGACAGACTGCACTGTATGAAATTAATTTACGTAGTATGAGACATTCAAGGTTCTCACCTCACTTTTAGGTCTCACCTGTTCAGACAGATGTGTTGCTGGCATTGGGACAAGATGCCGTCTGACTTCCTCTTCATTGCCAGGGCAACGTAATCTAAgaggcagggatggggaacaaGCTGAACTAGACCGCTGTTGACAAGGGCAGCACCTGGATCCCTTTGTCTCCAGAACAAATTAGCTAAACACTCCTGCTAGACTGCACAGCAACACGTTGTACCCTTTGCATAAACAGAATGATCCAGACCTGCTTTCCAGGATCAAACAACcaggattttgtttttagatAGAGGAGGTATCTGAAGGGCTTCTCCTGTTTCCATCACAAAAGACACAGCAGGCAAAGCAGGAAGAGCCAATGTGCCTCTGGTCACTGCTGTTAGCCAGCAAGTAGATAATGCATGGGGGTATTTCTGTAACTGCTTAGTACATGCACTAGTGAACGGACAAGGGGGAACAGCTGGTTCCAGCCCACCCATCAGGAAACAGCCAAAAGTCAATGCCCCAACTTACAGCCACAGTTACCTTTGGTAGAGGTGCCAGTTCTGTCCTCCTCACTCTGAGAAGTCCCTGGCACAGCCAGGCTGACAAAAGTGGTTGGGGGGGTGAAGGTGCTGGTGGGATGGGGTGGCCCCAGGGAACATCTCTCCTTCGTGATGGAGgggctgcctgcactgcagggcaggctaggctcagctgtctgcagcagtgGCTTCCCAGAGTAAGTCCTGTCTGTGTGGTACTTCCTGCATGCATTCACCGGGGTCCATTTTGGGAAGGTTTTCCTGGACTTTTTTGGCTGGGGTGGCATCATGCTCTGGACAGCTGGTTCGTCTTCTGGAAGAAAGGCAGATACTCAAGCCGTGTAATGGGGTATCCTTGCTGTGCATTTCCCTGCTCCCACATGCTGCTGTTTACCATGATATCAAGGCTGTGCTGGAACACTCAGCAGCCTCCCACCCAGAAATGCCAGTGAAGGCAGAAAGGTGCAATCTTCAATTCTTTTCTCACCGAAACCCTCATCCTACCATATTAAAGGGTCCAAAACAAAGACATCACTCACTTAACTTCTCCAGGAGTTGTCTGTCTTCCAGCAGCTTCTTCTCCAAAGCATCTTTATGCTCTGTAGCAAGAGAGGACATTTTAGCATCAAAGTTCTTCTCTTAGGGCTGCTCCCAGGCAAACCCAAATTGTGAGTTCCCAAACTGGAGGGGTGTCACTCACCACTTATGCCTTCCACAATACCCCAGTAGAGCCCACTGAAGCCAGGGCAGCGGGCCAGCACCTGCTCACCCACAGCATAGAGATGGAAGGGCTTGCGGGGCTCCTTGATGTTCTCCATGCTGATGACACGGCTGCCATCAGGCCAGCTGATGAGCACATAGAGCTTGGCCGACATCAGGGTTGTCCACCTGGAGCGGGAACACTCTGCAAATGGAGTTCTACCTGAGGCAGTGAGCCCTGGAGATACAAAGTATGTGTCCATGCATCTTTTCTACCAGTTATTTCTCCTTCCCTATTCACTGAATCATAGactggcttaggttggaaaagaccttacagattatctagttccaatctGCTACCATGAGCAGGAATCCTTTCCTTCTGTGCCTAACTTGTCCCCATACCCATCCCTGGAGAACTGTCCCAGGATCAAGCAGGACAAAACCCCCCATGCTTTTCCATTTGCAGAACTGCATCTCCAGCCATGTGTTGTGTCACCCAAGGTCAGGCAGGGCCAGCTGACACATGGGATgagctgagcagagcccagAAGGGCCACCAAACAGGGACAGGCTAGTTCCTCTGCAGCATGGATTAGCGCAGCTCAATTGAGTTAAACTGGGCTATGGCAATTTGCCGCAGAGGAGGACTGTATCTATGCAATATCAAGGTAGTGCAGAGAAAATACTCTAAAAGACCCCAGCATATTCCAGGAAAGGATCATTCCTTTGCCTGTACAGCTATTTCTTATGGTAAATGTCAGACTGCTTTGATAAGGAGGGCATCAAATTATCTCTGTTCCATgcatggggaaactgaggcacagagcagagaagtcATTTAAGGCAGCCAAGGAGAGAAGCTGCAAGGAGCTGGTCCCCTGGGTCCTGGCCCTTTGAGACATCCTTAGAGGTGCAGCTTAAactacagcacagcagcagccaggctaCTGGAGACTTCCAAAACCTCCTGAGACACAGCACCAGCTCAGGGATGATTTCTTGCCAGGTTTTTCACCCAACACATCCCAGATGGGCATCAAGAAATGCATGGATCAACCTCCACAGCTCCTGAGGACCCTGCAAGAGCCTCACTCCAGCCCATCCTGCTCTACTTTGCAGCAGCGTTTGGCACAATGGCACCAGTGAGTGAGGTTGAGCCCTCATGCCAGACAGTACATGCAGGATGCTCACAAAGCCAATGACATGGAGCTGGAGTAGGGAAGGGAGAGGTGAAACAGGGACAAGCTGGCAGGACAGGCAGCTACAACCCAAGATACTACAATCTCTTATTCTGCTTCCATATCCCTATTAAAGCTGCGTCTGGCTGAGATTCCCCTCACCTGGGAGGTTCAGTTCCCCCCCTGGAGAACTTTCTCCCCCCCAAGCattcagctgcagcaaagctgcATGAAGAAGCTGTAGCACTCCCCAGCCCACCCTGCTGGCACAGATGCACACCTGGCTCACTCCAGTCCTGACCCAGACACACtctaggatttatttttataaggaGGAAAGCACCACACACCAGTGAATCCTATGGTAACTCACTCCCCACATCCCTCTTCCCACAGGGCTGGATGCTCTGCAGACCCAGGAAGAGCCTGAGTAAACTGAGGTATACAAACATCTGAGACCCCTCCCTCACAAGAACACAGCTGTCTTAAAGAGGTCCATATTCCAAACAGCAAATAACCCCatcctcccccccacctcccccttAAAAAA
This genomic window from Excalfactoria chinensis isolate bCotChi1 chromosome 15, bCotChi1.hap2, whole genome shotgun sequence contains:
- the LOC140259253 gene encoding uncharacterized protein isoform X1, whose amino-acid sequence is MSAKLYVLISWPDGSRVISMENIKEPRKPFHLYAVGEQVLARCPGFSGLYWGIVEGISEHKDALEKKLLEDRQLLEKLKDEPAVQSMMPPQPKKSRKTFPKWTPVNACRKYHTDRTYSGKPLLQTAEPSLPCSAGSPSITKERCSLGPPHPTSTFTPPTTFVSLAVPGTSQSEEDRTGTSTKDYVALAMKRKSDGILSQCQQHICLNSCEDEKLDTVQEMDGFERVQNKIAPGEMEREKIEQLERMVLDLQQDVLSLKRKVQRLESLSFQEEPHRQPCEVVELFNGYTKEQLREAIRFDQKISTACKTLLYKLFTSDYIQSHSITGRRGNTFREAKPMMDERCIKIIRVLLKQKFGDHLSDTVITEKIQNVQKALRQKFKTECL
- the LOC140259253 gene encoding uncharacterized protein isoform X2; amino-acid sequence: MLWRRSCWKTDNSWRNEPAVQSMMPPQPKKSRKTFPKWTPVNACRKYHTDRTYSGKPLLQTAEPSLPCSAGSPSITKERCSLGPPHPTSTFTPPTTFVSLAVPGTSQSEEDRTGTSTKDYVALAMKRKSDGILSQCQQHICLNSCEDEKLDTVQEMDGFERVQNKIAPGEMEREKIEQLERMVLDLQQDVLSLKRKVQRLESLSFQEEPHRQPCEVVELFNGYTKEQLREAIRFDQKISTACKTLLYKLFTSDYIQSHSITGRRGNTFREAKPMMDERCIKIIRVLLKQKFGDHLSDTVITEKIQNVQKALRQKFKTECL